The following proteins are encoded in a genomic region of Montipora foliosa isolate CH-2021 chromosome 8, ASM3666993v2, whole genome shotgun sequence:
- the LOC138012763 gene encoding uncharacterized protein isoform X2, whose amino-acid sequence MEFETQSKITVFYHEHVFTKDPGTNRATPWHHDQAYYPVDGWKNCSFWLPVTPVTKESCMKFVSGSHKWGKWFIPINFGSLENYSRVSEMDSDKAFENAPQIDTESENYDLLSWDLEPGDCIAFHMRVLHGAKQSIDTAGRQVVATRWLGEDATLGTRPWVTSPPHTGGLKPGDFFYTSDTFPVVWRSKQ is encoded by the exons atggagtttgaaacgcaGTCGAAG aTTACTGTTTTCTACCACGAACATGTCTTCACCAAAGATCCGGGGACAAATCGTGCAACACCATGGCACCATGATCAGGCATACTATCCTGTCGATGGGTGGAAG AATTGTTCCTTTTGGTTGCCCGTTACTCCTGTAACAAAGGAATCGTGCATGAAATTTGTCAGTGGATCTCACAAATGGGGCAAGTGGTTTATTCCTATCAACTTTGGCTCACTAGAAAATTACTCAAGAGTTTCAGAAATGGACTCTGACAAGGCTTTTGAAAATGCTCCACAGATTGACACTGAATCAGAGAACTATGATCTGCTGTCTTGGGACCTGGAG CCTGGTGACTGTATTGCTTTTCACATGCGTGTACTTCATGGAGCCAAGCAAAGCATAGACACAGCTGGACGGCAAGTGGTTGCAACACGATGGCTGGGAGAAGATGCAACATTGGGTACTCGACCCTGGGTAACTTCTCCTCCACACACTGGAGGGTTAAAACCTGGAGATTTCTTTTACACAAGCGACACTTTTCCAGTTGTTTGGAGGTCAAAACAGTGA
- the LOC138012430 gene encoding ADP-ribosylation factor 1-like produces MGSAFAKLFSGLFGKKEMRILMVGLDAAGKTTILYKLKLGEIVTTIPTIGFNVETVEYKNISFTVWDVGGQDKIRPLWRHYFQNTQGLIFVVDSNDRERVAEARDELNRMLNEDELREAILLVFANKQDLPNAMNAAEITDKLGLHSLRNRQWYIQATCATSGDGLYEGLDWLSTSLKNQK; encoded by the exons ATGGGAAGTGCCTTTGCCAAACTGTTTTCCGGCCTCTTCGGAAAGAAGGAGATGAGAATACTCATGGTAGGACTCGATGCCGCTGGAAAAACCACTATTCTTTATAAACTAAAACTCGGAGAAATCGTAACAACTATTCCAACAATTG GGTTTAACGTAGAAACAGTGGAGTATAAGAACATCAGTTTTACTGTCTGGGATGTCGGAGGTCAGGATAAAATCAGACCACTTTGGAGGCACTATTTCCAAAACACTCAAG GTCTAATCTTCGTCGTGGATAGCAATGATCGGGAACGAGTTGCCGAGGCAAGGGATGAACTTAACCGAATGTTGAACGAGGACGAACTTAGAGAGGCTATCCTCCTCGTTTTTGCCAATAAGCAG GATTTACCAAATGCAATGAATGCTGCAGAAATTACGGATAAGCTAGGGTTGCACAGCCTGAGAAATCGACAATGGTACATACAAGCCACTTGTGCAACAAGTGGTGATGGATTATACGAAGGACTTGACTGGCTTTCAACTTCATTAAAGAATCAGAAGTAA
- the LOC137967645 gene encoding ADP-ribosylation factor 1 — protein MRILMVGLDAAGKTTILYKLKLGEIVTTIPTIGFNVETVEYKNISFTVWDVGGQDKIRPLWRHYFQNTQGLIFVVDSNDRERVGEGKEELMRMLQEDELRDAILLVFANKQDLPNAMNAAEITDKLGLHNLRNRQWYIQATCATSGDGLYEGLDWLSNELKNQKQ, from the exons ATGAGAATACTCATGGTTGGACTCGATGCCGCTGGAAAAACCACTATCCTTTATAAACTAAAACTCGGGGAAATCGTGACAACTATTCCAACAATTG GGTTTAACGTAGAAACAGTGGAGTATAAGAACATCAGCTTTACTGTCTGGGATGTCGGAGGTCAGGATAAAATCAGACCACTTTGGCGGCACTATTTCCAGAACACTCAAG GTCTAATCTTCGTTGTGGATAGTAATGATCGTGAGCGAGTTGGCGAAGGGAAGGAGGAACTCATGAGGATGTTGCAGGAGGATGAACTAAGAGATGCTATCCTTCTTGTTTTTGCCAATAAACAG GATTTACCAAATGCGATGAATGCTGCCGAAATTACGGATAAGCTAGGGTTGCACAACCTGAGAAATCGACAATGGTACATACAAGCCACTTGTGCAACAAGTGGTGATGGCTTATATGAAGGACTTGACTGGCTGTCAAATGAATTAAAGAATCAGAAGCAGTGA
- the LOC138012763 gene encoding uncharacterized protein isoform X1 encodes MSFHFSLVSFTGHRFDGLDSVDSGSGITIRDSDCMVCRPLAVKTPYGHVDLQVSLDAKNMAFRVLALSAISEYPLLKYTRVCSRHIVTFQEITTFQDEGAVCLRGVFKEWVEKLKKGIAKNHRNPSELSSWLRSDVSETFYFNDYFNWRNIPEFEEYVFESRAAEIAGKLMKSKITVFYHEHVFTKDPGTNRATPWHHDQAYYPVDGWKNCSFWLPVTPVTKESCMKFVSGSHKWGKWFIPINFGSLENYSRVSEMDSDKAFENAPQIDTESENYDLLSWDLEPGDCIAFHMRVLHGAKQSIDTAGRQVVATRWLGEDATLGTRPWVTSPPHTGGLKPGDFFYTSDTFPVVWRSKQ; translated from the exons atgtcgttccatttttccttggttagtttCACTGGTCATCGCTTTGATGGTCTGGACTCCGTAGACTCGGGATCCGGGATCACTATTCGGGATTCAGACTGTATGGTCTGCCGGCCATTAGCGGTTAAAACACCCTACGGCCACGTGGACCTGCAAGTTTCTTTAGACGCGAAGAATATGGCCTTTCGTGTTTTAGCTCTTTCCGCTATTTCGGAATACCCACTGCTTAAGTACACGAGAGTTTGTTCCAGGCATATTGTAACATTTCAGGAAATAACGACATTTCAAGACGAAGGAGCCGTTTGTTTGCGGGGTGTTTTCAAAGAATGGGTTGAAAAGCTGAAGAAGGGCATCGCAAAAAATCACAGGAATCCCAGTGAATTAAGTTCGTGGCTTCGAAGCGACGTTTCTGAGACATTTTACTTCAACGATTACTTCAACTGGAGAAATATTCCAGAGTTTGAGGAGTATGTTTTCGAATCGCGTGCAGCTGAAATAGCTGGAAAACTTATGAAATCCAAG aTTACTGTTTTCTACCACGAACATGTCTTCACCAAAGATCCGGGGACAAATCGTGCAACACCATGGCACCATGATCAGGCATACTATCCTGTCGATGGGTGGAAG AATTGTTCCTTTTGGTTGCCCGTTACTCCTGTAACAAAGGAATCGTGCATGAAATTTGTCAGTGGATCTCACAAATGGGGCAAGTGGTTTATTCCTATCAACTTTGGCTCACTAGAAAATTACTCAAGAGTTTCAGAAATGGACTCTGACAAGGCTTTTGAAAATGCTCCACAGATTGACACTGAATCAGAGAACTATGATCTGCTGTCTTGGGACCTGGAG CCTGGTGACTGTATTGCTTTTCACATGCGTGTACTTCATGGAGCCAAGCAAAGCATAGACACAGCTGGACGGCAAGTGGTTGCAACACGATGGCTGGGAGAAGATGCAACATTGGGTACTCGACCCTGGGTAACTTCTCCTCCACACACTGGAGGGTTAAAACCTGGAGATTTCTTTTACACAAGCGACACTTTTCCAGTTGTTTGGAGGTCAAAACAGTGA